Proteins from a genomic interval of Coccinella septempunctata chromosome 2, icCocSept1.1, whole genome shotgun sequence:
- the LOC123307993 gene encoding farnesyl pyrophosphate synthase-like, which produces MTLGTIRKCVSLFKSCNSTNLVSLHTLSESATLRNLKRGLIMDSSRPVSTFPEEKPKKLNLVSKKEIEEFEDLFPGLVNDLVTNEHFGNLTEVTSRFAKSLNYNVPHGKKNRGLAVVASYKILEKPENLTPENIKLANILGWLIEMLQAFLLVMDDVTDGSETRRGQPCWYKLENIGISAINDGIILENSVYLLLKKYFRQHPSYVYLMESFLDVTRKTIIGQILDCNIVDLDTLSMERFELIAYNKTAHYSFFLPVSLALYLANYTEPEVHQQVKGVLLEIGKYFQVQDDYLDCYGDPEITGKIGTDIETGKCTWLAAKALQIASADQKKIMEENYGKQDPENVRKIKDLYNELGIAELYAQYEEQSYSEIQSSILDLPKEAPQELLQKIVAVFYKRNA; this is translated from the exons ATGACGTTGGGAACGATAAGAAAATGTGTCAGTCTTTTTAAATCGTGCAATTCGACGAATCTAGTTAGTTTGCACACGCTTTCAGAGTCAGCAACTCTCCGTAATTTGAAGCGGGGCCTTATTATGGATAGTTCAag GCCGGTTTCCACTTTTCCCGAAGAGAAACCAAAGAAACTTAACCTAGTTAGTAAAAAGGAAATCGAGGAGTTTGAAGATTTATTTCCTGGCCTAGTAAACGACTTGGTTACAAACGAGCACTTCGGAAATTTGACCGAAGTTACGTCGAGATTCGCTAAATCCCTAAATTACAATGTACCCCACGGTAAGAAAAACAGAGGTTTGGCAGTTGTTGCATCCTACAAGATTTTGGAAAAACCAGAAAATTTAACACCTGAAAATATCAAATTGGCGAATATTCTTGGATGGCTGATCGAAATG CTGCAAGCATTCCTGCTGGTTATGGATGATGTAACTGATGGTTCAGAAACTAGAAGGGGGCAGCCCTGTTGGTACAAGCTCGAAAACATAGGCATTAGCGCAATCAATGATGGTATAATATTGGAAAACTCCGTTTACCTATTACTGAAGAAATATTTCAGACAACATCCCTCTTATGTTTATTTGATGGAATCTTTCTTGGATGTTACTAGAAAGACTATAATTGGTCAAATATTGGATTGCAACATAGTAGATCTAGATACACTAAGCATGGAAAGATTTGAACTTATTGCCTACAATAAGACTGCTCATTATTCCTTCTTCCTACCTGTTTCTTTAGCCTTATATTTGGCCAATTACACTGAACCCGAGGTCCATCAACAAGTCAAGGGGGTACTGTTGGAAATCGGAAAATACTTCCAAGTTCAG GATGATTACTTAGATTGCTACGGTGATCCGGAAATAACTGGAAAGATCGGGACTGACATCGAGACTGGAAAATGTACCTGGCTTGCAGCGAAGGCCTTGCAGATAGCTTCAGCTGATCAAAAAAAGATCATGGAAGAGAATTACGGGAAGCAAGATCCAGAAAATGTGAGGAAAATCAAAGATTTGTACAACGAGTTAGGCATAGCAGAATTATATGCTCAGTATGAGGAACAAAGTTACAGTGAAATTCAATCCTCGATATTAGACCTACCGAAAGAGGCGCCCCAGGAATTGTTGCAGAAGATTGTTGCGGTGTTTTACAAAAGGAATGCTTAA
- the LOC123308174 gene encoding arrestin homolog, with amino-acid sequence MVVAVKVFKKTAPNGKLTVYLGKRDFIDHLDHSDPIDGVVVVEDGYLQGRRVYGQVITVYRYGREEDEVMGLKFSKEMVVASDQLIPPKKTVEKETSTPIQEKLMKKMGPNATPFIFRFPDMSPCSVILQPGEDDGGKPLGVEYYVKVYVGSNEEDKGHKRSTVTLAIKKLQYAPFNRENTRLPSSLVSKGFTFSSGKINLEVTLDKDLYYHGEKIGANIMISNNSRKQVRNIKVYVVQHCEVTMVNAQFSKYVASLETREGCPITPGASFTKVVYLVPLASSNKDRRGIALDGRLKDDDVNLASSTLVPEGKCPIDAIGIVISYSLRVKLNCGTLGGELVTDVPFKLLNPAPGSIEKDKAKALKKSRSIEKSRYENSYTNDDDDNIIFEDFARFRMSREEAD; translated from the coding sequence ATGGTTGTTGCCGTCAAAGTATTCAAAAAAACTGCACCTAATGGTAAACTCACCGTCTATCTTGGCAAGAGAGATTTCATCGACCATTTGGATCATTCCGATCCCATCGATGGAGTGGTAGTCGTCGAAGATGGATATCTGCAAGGGAGAAGGGTCTATGGACAGGTCATCACAGTCTACAGATATGGCCGCGAAGAGGATGAGGTCATGGGCCTCAAGTTCAGCAAGGAAATGGTGGTCGCCTCAGATCAGTTAATACCCCCCAAAAAGACTGTGGAAAAGGAGACTTCCACCCCAATACAAGAgaaactgatgaaaaaaatgGGACCGAATGCTACCCCTTTCATCTTCAGATTCCCGGACATGTCGCCATGCTCAGTTATCCTACAACCAGGCGAAGATGACGGTGGAAAACCCCTTGGTGTCGAATACTACGTTAAAGTGTACGTCGGTTCCAACGAAGAAGACAAGGGACACAAGAGGAGTACTGTGACTTTGGCCATAAAGAAGCTTCAATATGCTCCCTTCAATCGTGAAAACACTCGCCTTCCCAGCTCTTTGGTTTCCAAAGGATTCACCTTTTCCAGTGGAAAGATCAACCTGGAAGTGACCTTGGACAAAGACTTGTACTACCACGGCGAAAAAATCGGCGCAAACATAATGATCAGCAACAATTCCAGAAAACAAGTGCGTAACATCAAGGTGTACGTTGTTCAACATTGCGAGGTTACAATGGTCAACGCCCAGTTTTCCAAATACGTGGCCAGCTTGGAAACGAGAGAAGGATGCCCGATAACACCAGGTGCCAGCTTCACTAAAGTCGTATACTTGGTGCCACTGGCTTCAAGTAACAAGGATCGAAGAGGTATTGCTTTGGATGGACGTCTGAAAGACGACGATGTAAACCTAGCTAGCTCCACCTTAGTGCCTGAAGGGAAATGTCCGATTGATGCCATTGGTATCGTAATATCCTACTCCTTGAGGGTTAAACTCAACTGCGGGACCCTTGGAGGAGAATTGGTCACAGATGTGCCATTCAAACTTCTCAACCCAGCCCCTGGAAGCATCGAAAAGGATAAGGCCAAggcattgaaaaaatcaagatcCATAGAAAAATCGAGGTACGAAAACAGTTATACTAACGACGATGACGACAATATCATCTTCGAGGATTTTGCAAGATTCAGAATGAGCCGAGAAGAAGCTGATTAG
- the LOC123308030 gene encoding CCR4-NOT transcription complex subunit 2 isoform X2, whose translation MANLNFTRNIGGNSLGRPASVGFGNSSMSGHVTPVFGQRAPSDRRGIPSMGTTGQMGNVNALGGYNSFNAVFGSGDANTPSLLDLSEFPSLTNRSSGDNVPQPSPMPGAKPYVGMVKQPTSESSEFTMSSEDFPALPGTQNREGASPGGSTAMDKQNNGGGGDGSSTRENDKGSSKTGIQTYPDGRVTNIPASMVNDQFGIVGLLTFIRAAETDPDLVSLALGQDLTALGLNLNSPENLYPSFGGPWAEYPCRPQDLDFNVPPEYIINHAIRDKLASLKLSRYKDDLLFFIFYNNVGEVLQMMAASELYSREWRYHIEEKVWITQVPGMVLIEKTSTYERGTYYFFDAQNWRKVAKEFHLEYNKLEITMNSS comes from the exons ATGGCGAATTTGAATTTCACAAGGAACATAGGAGGCAACAGCCTCGGTCGACCAGCTAGTGTTGGCTTTGGAAATAGTTCTATGTCTGGGCATGTAACTCCAGTATTTGGTCAGAGGGCCCCATCTGACAGAAGAGGAATACCTTCAATGGG GACCACTGGCCAAATGGGCAATGTCAATGCTTTAGGAGGTTATAATTCCTTCAACGCAGTGTTTGGCTCCGGTGATGCAAATACCCCATCCCTGTTAGATTTGAGTGAATTTCCCTCTTTGACGAACAGGAGTTCTGGCGACAACGTACCGCAACCGAGTCCGATGCCAGGAGCCAAACCCTACGTAGGCATGGTGAAACAGCCCACGTCAGAATCTAGTGAGTTCACCATGTCATCGGAAGATTTCCCAGCACTACCAGGTACACAGAACCGAGAAGGTGCTTCACCGGGAGGCAGTACGGCGATGGATAAACAGAACAACGGTGGCGGCGGAGACGGATCTAGTACGAGAGAGAACGATAAAGGGAGTTCGAAGACAG GCATCCAAACATATCCCGATGGGAGGGTGACGAATATTCCTGCCAGTATGGTTAATGATCAATTTGGCATCGTCGGTCTGCTGACGTTCATCAGGGCGGCGGAGACGGATCCTGACCTGGTGTCGTTGGCGCTCGGGCAGGATTTGACGGCGTTAGGACTGAATCTCAACTCGCCAGAGAACCTTTACCCCAGTTTTGGTGGACCTTGGGCGGAATACCCCTGCAGGCCTCAAGACCTTGATTTTAACGTTCCTCCCGAGTACATTATCAATCACGCCATCAG ggatAAACTAGCATCATTGAAGTTGAGCCGATATAAAGATGATTTActgtttttcatattttataacAACGTTGGTGAAGTACTTCAAATGATGGCAGCTAGTGAACT ATATTCAAGAGAGTGGAGGTATCACATAGAGGAAAAAGTTTGGATAACGCAAGTTCCGGGCATGGTCTTGATAGAGAAAACTTCTACGTACGAACGTGGTACTTACTACTTCTTTGACGCGCAAAACTGGCGGAAAGTCGCGAAGGAGTTCCATCTAGAATACAACAAACTCGAAA TTACAATGAATTCATCTTGA
- the LOC123308030 gene encoding CCR4-NOT transcription complex subunit 2 isoform X1, with protein MANLNFTRNIGGNSLGRPASVGFGNSSMSGHVTPVFGQRAPSDRRGIPSMGTTGQMGNVNALGGYNSFNAVFGSGDANTPSLLDLSEFPSLTNRSSGDNVPQPSPMPGAKPYVGMVKQPTSESSEFTMSSEDFPALPGTQNREGASPGGSTAMDKQNNGGGGDGSSTRENDKGSSKTGIQTYPDGRVTNIPASMVNDQFGIVGLLTFIRAAETDPDLVSLALGQDLTALGLNLNSPENLYPSFGGPWAEYPCRPQDLDFNVPPEYIINHAIRDKLASLKLSRYKDDLLFFIFYNNVGEVLQMMAASELYSREWRYHIEEKVWITQVPGMVLIEKTSTYERGTYYFFDAQNWRKVAKEFHLEYNKLESRPSSNFSSHIYG; from the exons ATGGCGAATTTGAATTTCACAAGGAACATAGGAGGCAACAGCCTCGGTCGACCAGCTAGTGTTGGCTTTGGAAATAGTTCTATGTCTGGGCATGTAACTCCAGTATTTGGTCAGAGGGCCCCATCTGACAGAAGAGGAATACCTTCAATGGG GACCACTGGCCAAATGGGCAATGTCAATGCTTTAGGAGGTTATAATTCCTTCAACGCAGTGTTTGGCTCCGGTGATGCAAATACCCCATCCCTGTTAGATTTGAGTGAATTTCCCTCTTTGACGAACAGGAGTTCTGGCGACAACGTACCGCAACCGAGTCCGATGCCAGGAGCCAAACCCTACGTAGGCATGGTGAAACAGCCCACGTCAGAATCTAGTGAGTTCACCATGTCATCGGAAGATTTCCCAGCACTACCAGGTACACAGAACCGAGAAGGTGCTTCACCGGGAGGCAGTACGGCGATGGATAAACAGAACAACGGTGGCGGCGGAGACGGATCTAGTACGAGAGAGAACGATAAAGGGAGTTCGAAGACAG GCATCCAAACATATCCCGATGGGAGGGTGACGAATATTCCTGCCAGTATGGTTAATGATCAATTTGGCATCGTCGGTCTGCTGACGTTCATCAGGGCGGCGGAGACGGATCCTGACCTGGTGTCGTTGGCGCTCGGGCAGGATTTGACGGCGTTAGGACTGAATCTCAACTCGCCAGAGAACCTTTACCCCAGTTTTGGTGGACCTTGGGCGGAATACCCCTGCAGGCCTCAAGACCTTGATTTTAACGTTCCTCCCGAGTACATTATCAATCACGCCATCAG ggatAAACTAGCATCATTGAAGTTGAGCCGATATAAAGATGATTTActgtttttcatattttataacAACGTTGGTGAAGTACTTCAAATGATGGCAGCTAGTGAACT ATATTCAAGAGAGTGGAGGTATCACATAGAGGAAAAAGTTTGGATAACGCAAGTTCCGGGCATGGTCTTGATAGAGAAAACTTCTACGTACGAACGTGGTACTTACTACTTCTTTGACGCGCAAAACTGGCGGAAAGTCGCGAAGGAGTTCCATCTAGAATACAACAAACTCGAAAGTAGGCCATCCTCAAATTTCAGCAGCCACATATACGGATGA
- the LOC123306435 gene encoding cAMP-dependent protein kinase type II regulatory subunit, with protein sequence MSRPGQRIQVPDDLREVLLEFTISYLLEQPGDVVEFAAEYFSRLRETRTTALLYEGAAISPDEESTMSREEEPPISRFATRRKSVFAETYDPEEDEDEGEKLVYPKSDEQRSRLAEAVRNILLFRSLDKEQMQDVLDAMFERKVEEGETVITQGDDGDNFYVIEHGIYHALVGEPGQEPKHIHTYEHSGSFGELALLYNMPRAATIKAITDGALWAMDRQTFRRILLKSAFKKRKMYETLIESVPMLSTLQPYERMNLADALAPRVCTPGERIIRQGDAADGMYFVEQGVVVIKVYDDSGKEVEINRINKGGYFGELALVTHRPRAASAYADGDVKLAFLDVEAFERLLGPCMQLMKRNINDYEEQLLKIFGSKQNMRDIR encoded by the exons ATGAGCCGCCCAGGTCAGAGAATTCAAGTACCTGATGATCTTCGTGAAGTTTTACTTGAATTCACAATTAGTTATTTGTTAGAGCAACCTGGAGATGTTGTTGAGTTCGCTGCTGAATACTTTAGTCGACTGAGGGAGACCAGAACCACTGCTTTGTTGTACGAAGGTGCAGCAATATCGCCTGATGAAGAGTCAACCATGTCTCGAGAAGAAG AGCCTCCGATATCGAGATTTGCAACGCGACGCAAATCGGTCTTCGCCGAAACCTACGATCCAGAGGAAGACGAAGATGAAGGGGAGAAACTGGTTTATCCGAAATCGGACGAACAGAGGTCCAGATTGGCGGAGGCTGTTCGTAACATACTGCTCTTCCGCTCGTTGGACAAGGAGCAAATGCAGGACGTTCTAGACGCAATGTTCGAAAGGAAAGTGGAAGAGGGGGAGACTGTCATTACCCAGGGTGATGACGGTGATAACTTTTATGTTATCGAACA CGGAATATATCACGCTTTGGTCGGAGAGCCTGGCCAGGAACCGAAACACATACACACTTACGAGCACAGCGGCAGTTTTGGGGAACTGGCCCTGCTGTACAACATGCCCAGGGCGGCTACCATCAAGGCGATCACAGATGGCGCCCTCTGGGCGATGGACCGTCAAACCTTCAGACGTATCCTGCTCAAATCGGCCTTCAAGAAGAGGAAGATGTACGAAACGCTTATCGAGAGTGTTCCGATGCTCAGCACTCTGCAGCCCTACGAGAGGATGAATCTCGCCGACGCTTTGGCTCCTAGAGTTTGCACGCCGGGAGAGAGAATTATTAG ACAAGGAGACGCGGCTGACGGAATGTACTTTGTAGAGCAAGGTGTTGTGGTTATTAAAGTTTACGACGACAGCGGCAAGGAAGTGGAGATCAACAGGATCAATAAAGGTGGTTATTTCGGGGAACTTGCCTTGGTGACTCACAGACCGAGAGCTGCTTCGGCGTACGCGGATGGAGATGTTAAATTAGCAT TTTTGGATGTGGAAGCGTTCGAGAGATTATTAGGGCCGTGTATGCAACTAATGAAGCGCAATATCAATGATTACGAGGAACAATTGCTCAAAATATTCGGCTCAAAGCAAAACATGAGAGACATCCGATGA
- the LOC123307206 gene encoding cyclin-Q has protein sequence MKDVIDVMELQRGKEKKAPITDYRQLDFDRGFTPARFIFECGIKLHAQPLTLATAAVLMHRFFKSVDHTNYDCFLIAASSLYLAGKVKDDPLKIRDIINVAHNTLHRGSSPLEIGEEYWSMRDGIVQTELLLMRVLKFEVSIVHPHKYMLHYLKSLEGWVGKESWNSSPLARTSAAFLQDFHHDPSILEYEPQHIAIACISLALQVLGIRLPLMEENDEVWFTIFCKDLQKDKNWEIMEKIMESYNRELELA, from the exons ATGAAGGACGTAATAGACGTTATGGAATTGCAAAGGGGTAAGGAGAAAAAAGCTCCAATTACTGACTACCGACAATTGGATTTTGACAGAGGATTTACCCCAGCAAGATTCATTTTCGAGTGTGGAATAAAATTACATGCACAACCACTAACACTCGCAACAGCTGCTGTACTTATGCATAGGTTTTTCAAATCGGTTGATCACACAAACTATGATTGTTTT CTGATTGCTGCCTCTTCTTTGTACTTGGCTGGTAAAGTAAAGGATGATCCACTCAAAATAAGAGATATAATAAATGTGGCTCATAATACACTACACAGAGGAAGCAGTCCCCTAGAAATTGGTGAAGAGTATTGGAGTATGAGAGATGGCATTGTTCAAACTGAATTATTATTGATGAGAGTATTAAAGTTTGAAGTATCCATAGTGCACCCACACAAATACATGTTGCATTATCTCAAATCCTTGGAAGGTTGGGTTGGAAAAGAAAGCTGGAACAGTTCACCCCTAGCTAGAACATCTGCTGCTTTCCTGCAAGATTTCCATCATGATCCTAGTATTTTAGAATATGAACCTCAACACATCGCCATTGCATGTATTTCTCTGGCTTTACAAGTCCTAGGTATAAGACTTCCTTTGatggaagaaaatgatgaagtttgGTTCACCATATTCTGTAAAGACTTACAGAAGGATAAAAATTGGGAAATTATGGAGAAAATCATGGAATCTTACAATCGGGAACTGGAACTGGCATAA
- the LOC123308639 gene encoding beclin-1-like protein → MSEERTSVCFTCQRCSQPLALDDSFSNISEHEKAELNLPVHSNAEVDLESQIASFDNYVHPFRLSESGNGVNGFLLVSDEDDDTSLPSHKARVYTQLFDVISGNSNIDHPLCEECADYMMEIMEQEIEMKQTDLKDYEAYLNRLENDKKELKLGDLEKELAELKAQEANFLKELESINVEEIELKEAIAKQKEFAEQLEKNEKKYYKEHAKHSKDLMRIEDDGRSLQNSMNFTTSHLEKLKKTNVFNSTFHIWHKGHFGTINNFCLGRLPLVPVAWSEINAAWGQAALLLSALARKINLNFDRYRVVPFGNHSRIEVIGKQQELPLYGNGGVRYLWDTKFDSAMVAFLDCVQQFQDELAKQGKPFVFPYKIHSSKGKIEDNGICYSIKIQLNSEEQWTKALKFMLTNLKWGLAFVTSQIGTEGEESYK, encoded by the exons atgtcGGAGGAAAGAACTTCTGTATGTTTCACGTGCCAAAGATGCTCACAACCCTTAGCTCTGGATGATTCATTTAGTAACATAAGTGAACATGAAAAGGCAGAACTGAATT TACCAGTACACAGCAATGCGGAAGTGGATTTGGAATCACAAATTGCCAGTTTCGATAATTATGTTCATCCCTTCAGATTATCAGAATCTGGTAACGGTGTTAATGGATTTTTATTGGTATCTGATGAAGATGATGATACCTCTCTTCCTAGTCATAAAGCAAGg GTTTACACACAATTGTTTGATGTAATTTCTGGAAATTCTAATATAGACCATCCGTTGTGTGAGGAATGTGCAGATTATATGATGGAAATCATGGAACAGGAAATAGAAATGAAACAAACAGATCTGAAGGATTATGAGGCATATTTGAATAG GTTAGAGAATGACAAGAAAGAACTAAAATTAGGTGACTTAGAAAAAGAATTGGCTGAGTTGAAGGCTCAAGAAGcaaatttcttgaaagaatTGGAGTCTATAAATGTAGAAGAAATAGAATTAAAAGAGGCCATTGCTAAACAGAAAGAATTTGCTGAACAATTAGAGaagaacgaaaaaaaatattataaagaGCATGCCAAACACTCTAAGGATCTGATGCGAATCGAAGATGACGGAAGAAG ccTTCAAAATTCAATGAACTTCACGACAAGTCATCTTGAGAAGTTGAAGAAAACAAATGTGTTCAACTCTACATTCCACATATGGCATAAGGGCCATTTTGGTACCATAAACAATTTTTGTTTGGGAAGGCTGCCTTTAGTTCCTGTAGCTTGGTCAGAAATTAATGCCGCATGGGGTCAGGCTGCTCTCCTGTTATCAGCGTTAGCCAGAAAAATTAATCTCAATTTTGACAGATACAGAGTTGTGCCGTTTGGTAACCATTCTCGTATTGAG GTGATTGGCAAACAGCAAGAACTGCCTTTATATGGAAATGGAGGTGTGAGATATCTGTGGGACACAAAATTTGATAGTGCTATGGTTGCTTTTCTGGATTGTGTTCAGCAGTTCCAAGATGAACTAGCAAAACAGGGAAAACCCTTTGTTTTCCCCTATAAGATACATAGCAGCAAAGGAAAGATAGAGGATAATGGAATATGTTATTCAATCAA GATTCAACTCAATTCTGAAGAACAATGGACTAAAGCCTTGAAGTTCATGCTCACCAATTTGAAATGGGGCCTTGCCTTTGTAACATCTCAAATTGGTACAGAAGGCGAGGAAAGTTATAAATAA
- the LOC123308643 gene encoding uncharacterized protein LOC123308643 — translation MHPKLGEKTPAPKYDYFSKPDGEDVPKKLWYTLQPAAASAFALSTIDVMLMTKPKGYVNILMRFGYVSFPIIGCTTAFVLTSNFLGSLRQKSDRLNWAVGGMAAGGVVGLWRRKQITGCLCALAFGFLGYMRKYGADNGFVIFPETRSHFSLRSAGYDYTLAKDVPGNYTKGPAKAEM, via the coding sequence ATGCATCCAAAATTAGGAGAGAAAACTCCTGCTCCAaaatatgattatttttcaaagcCAGATGGTGAAGATGTACCGAAGAAATTATGGTACACCCTGCAGCCAGCCGCAGCATCTGCATTTGCACTGTCCACTATAGATGTAATGTTAATGACTAAACCAAAAGGCTATGTCAATATTTTGATGAGATTTGGTTACGTTAGTTTCCCCATCATTGGATGTACAACAGCATTCGTGTTGACAAGTAATTTTCTGGGATCCCTAAGACAGAAATCAGATCGATTGAACTGGGCAGTAGGAGGTATGGCAGCTGGAGGAGTCGTTGGCTTATGGAGAAGAAAACAGATCACAGGATGTTTGTGTGCATTAGCGTTTGGTTTCCTTGGCTACATGAGGAAGTATGGAGCAGATAATGGCTTTGTAATCTTTCCGGAAACTAGAAGCCACTTCAGTTTGAGATCAGCTGGGTATGATTATACTCTCGCTAAAGATGTTCCTGGAAATTATACCAAAGGGCCAGCAAAGGCAGAAATGTAG